Proteins encoded by one window of Rhodococcus sp. OK302:
- a CDS encoding ester cyclase yields the protein MTNSAPEELLAQAHKVVDAWNNLELDVLRDLVDENVVVVHQNRGVAATGRDLMIATVEQMKQVFPDRSIGETTRWAVTGNSVMRETTWQGTATADVPGFGKAGEFCQLNVLSIMTFENGRLTEWCDYG from the coding sequence ATGACCAACTCGGCTCCCGAAGAATTGTTGGCGCAGGCACACAAGGTCGTCGACGCCTGGAACAACCTTGAACTCGACGTACTACGCGACCTCGTCGACGAGAATGTTGTTGTGGTGCACCAGAACCGCGGCGTCGCTGCAACTGGACGTGATCTGATGATCGCGACGGTAGAGCAGATGAAGCAGGTGTTCCCTGATCGCTCGATCGGTGAGACCACGCGTTGGGCGGTGACCGGTAATTCGGTCATGCGTGAGACGACATGGCAGGGAACCGCAACAGCGGATGTCCCCGGATTCGGCAAGGCTGGCGAGTTCTGCCAGCTCAACGTCCTGTCAATCATGACGTTCGAGAACGGCCGTTTGACCGAGTGGTGTGACTACGGATAA
- a CDS encoding PDR/VanB family oxidoreductase, producing MNLDLRIVGRRMIADGVVELSLESASGDALPSWEPGSHIDIQMREGLVRQYSLTGFGSTETRWVISVLREPNSRGGSAFVHDSLDEQSSIAVSPPRNHFALTEAPAFQFVAGGIGITPLIPMIAQLAREDRDWNLFYAGRSRASMAYLEELARFGDRVQIWPDDELGMPDIEGLVGAVSPETIIYSCGPEGLLAKLEEVCAAGPVKRVLRTERFVAREVELDGPDHDIEVEFVQSGITVTVSAGQSILSVAEANGVDILSSCNEGTCGTCETPVLEGIPDHRDSVLSKEERACGETMMLCVSRARSGSLRLDA from the coding sequence ATGAATCTCGATCTTCGCATCGTCGGACGACGCATGATCGCCGACGGTGTCGTCGAACTGTCTCTCGAATCTGCGAGCGGTGATGCGCTACCCAGCTGGGAACCAGGCTCGCACATCGATATTCAGATGCGTGAGGGATTGGTTCGCCAATATTCACTCACTGGTTTCGGGTCCACCGAAACCCGTTGGGTCATCTCGGTCCTCCGGGAGCCGAACAGCCGTGGCGGTTCAGCGTTCGTTCACGATTCACTTGATGAACAGTCGTCCATTGCGGTGAGCCCACCACGCAATCATTTCGCCCTCACCGAGGCGCCGGCGTTCCAGTTTGTGGCCGGTGGTATCGGCATCACGCCGCTGATACCGATGATCGCGCAACTCGCTCGTGAAGACCGGGATTGGAACCTATTCTATGCCGGGCGGTCCCGGGCAAGTATGGCGTATCTGGAGGAGCTGGCCCGATTCGGGGACCGGGTTCAGATCTGGCCGGATGACGAACTTGGTATGCCCGATATCGAAGGGCTCGTAGGAGCTGTTTCCCCTGAGACCATCATCTACTCGTGTGGGCCGGAAGGTCTGCTGGCCAAGCTGGAAGAGGTTTGCGCGGCTGGCCCCGTGAAGCGGGTTCTGCGCACCGAGCGTTTTGTGGCAAGAGAGGTCGAACTGGACGGACCTGACCACGACATCGAGGTCGAGTTCGTGCAGTCGGGGATCACGGTCACCGTTTCGGCAGGTCAATCGATTCTCTCCGTGGCGGAGGCGAACGGCGTGGACATTCTGTCTTCGTGCAATGAGGGGACCTGCGGAACCTGTGAAACACCTGTGCTGGAGGGGATTCCGGACCACCGGGACTCGGTTCTGTCCAAGGAAGAGCGCGCCTGCGGCGAGACCATGATGCTGTGTGTTTCGCGGGCGCGCTCAGGCTCACTGCGTCTCGACGCCTAG
- a CDS encoding SDR family NAD(P)-dependent oxidoreductase: MSRENSNRGSLAGQNVLVTGASEGIGLGIAKGMVEAGANVMIAARRRPQLELAAEELREVAAPGQLVEIAEVDIRDPQSVSGMFELADRTFSTLNIFVANAGSGSMVPFLEMTEEVWANTIDLNLTGTFRCCHQAATRMAARSDKNENAAILVLSSVRALGTRPGTIHYATTKAGLNQFVRVAAYELASSGVRVNALSPGITATPMALERNPEVFERMSATVPLGRAGSVEDMAAAAVFVCSPGAKFITGTNQIVDGGESLY; encoded by the coding sequence GTGAGTCGAGAGAACAGTAACCGAGGTTCACTGGCTGGTCAGAACGTGCTGGTCACGGGAGCAAGCGAAGGCATCGGGCTCGGCATTGCGAAGGGAATGGTGGAGGCTGGTGCCAATGTCATGATCGCAGCACGTCGGCGACCCCAGCTGGAACTGGCTGCTGAGGAATTGCGTGAGGTGGCCGCTCCCGGTCAACTGGTCGAGATTGCTGAAGTAGACATCCGCGACCCTCAATCGGTCAGCGGCATGTTCGAACTCGCAGACCGCACGTTTTCCACGCTCAACATCTTTGTCGCCAACGCCGGTAGCGGATCGATGGTCCCGTTCCTCGAGATGACGGAGGAGGTGTGGGCCAATACAATTGACTTGAATCTCACCGGTACCTTCCGCTGTTGTCACCAGGCCGCGACGCGGATGGCAGCACGTTCGGACAAGAACGAAAACGCAGCGATTCTCGTGCTCTCGTCAGTCCGTGCGCTGGGGACGCGTCCAGGCACGATTCACTACGCGACCACCAAGGCTGGGCTCAATCAGTTTGTGCGCGTAGCAGCCTACGAGCTTGCTTCGAGCGGTGTTCGGGTCAATGCGCTCTCGCCCGGTATTACCGCCACCCCGATGGCGCTCGAGCGGAATCCGGAGGTCTTTGAAAGGATGTCCGCGACAGTACCGTTGGGTCGGGCAGGCAGCGTTGAAGACATGGCAGCGGCTGCGGTGTTCGTGTGTAGTCCAGGTGCGAAATTCATCACCGGCACCAACCAGATCGTAGACGGCGGAGAGTCGTTGTACTGA
- a CDS encoding acyl-CoA dehydrogenase family protein — MTLSEFREQARGWLRENVSAVTGSADRDPFDVAVFHSLPFDAEQALLQEHKRWQRIKFDAGYGALDWPVEDGGAGLSVEHADVFAREESTLLSLAPHELFSVTMHLIAPTIRLLGTQTQKETFLPTMLRGELLACQLFSEPGAGSDLASLGTRAVRDGDEWVINGQKVWTSGAQFADWGELIARTDPDVPKHAGMTGFLLPLDAPGVEVRQIRQMSGGTSFNEVFFTDVRIPDRLRLGEVGAGWNVALTTLAFERGGSSNTAAVGGQFSQLVASARSVGRIDDPQIRQMLAKVFLRQTLAEIDLLRDRQAREVGGAPGAIGSVRKVQWVDKLKLVSDTATAILGRNLLADTGRAGTYAWNEHVLGAPGYRIAGGSDEIQRNIIAERLLGLPTEARADKGKSWRESTSRSSG, encoded by the coding sequence ATGACTCTGTCAGAGTTTCGTGAACAGGCCCGCGGTTGGCTACGCGAGAACGTGAGCGCCGTAACGGGCAGCGCGGACCGCGATCCATTCGATGTGGCGGTGTTCCATTCACTGCCATTCGACGCGGAGCAGGCGTTGCTCCAGGAACACAAGCGGTGGCAGCGTATCAAGTTTGACGCCGGATACGGTGCCCTCGACTGGCCTGTCGAAGACGGCGGTGCTGGATTGAGCGTTGAGCACGCCGATGTGTTTGCGAGAGAAGAATCGACGCTGTTGTCGTTGGCGCCTCACGAGCTGTTCTCGGTCACGATGCACTTGATCGCACCGACGATTCGGCTCCTCGGTACGCAGACGCAGAAAGAGACCTTTCTGCCGACGATGCTCCGCGGCGAACTCCTGGCATGCCAGTTGTTTTCGGAGCCCGGCGCAGGATCGGACCTCGCCTCGCTCGGCACCCGCGCCGTCCGCGATGGTGATGAGTGGGTGATCAACGGCCAGAAGGTGTGGACCTCGGGGGCACAGTTCGCAGACTGGGGTGAACTCATCGCGCGCACTGATCCAGATGTTCCGAAACATGCTGGTATGACAGGGTTCCTATTGCCATTGGACGCTCCTGGTGTTGAGGTGCGTCAGATCCGGCAAATGTCGGGAGGCACCAGTTTCAACGAGGTCTTCTTTACCGATGTCCGGATACCGGATCGTCTTCGGTTGGGTGAGGTGGGGGCGGGTTGGAATGTCGCGTTGACGACTTTGGCGTTCGAACGTGGGGGAAGCTCCAACACGGCAGCGGTCGGCGGTCAGTTCAGTCAGTTGGTCGCGTCTGCGCGTTCTGTCGGGCGGATCGATGATCCACAGATTCGGCAGATGCTGGCCAAGGTCTTCCTTCGGCAGACCTTGGCGGAGATCGACCTGCTGCGCGACCGGCAGGCACGGGAGGTGGGCGGTGCCCCGGGGGCAATCGGCTCGGTGCGCAAGGTTCAGTGGGTGGACAAGTTGAAGTTGGTGTCCGACACCGCAACCGCGATATTGGGGCGAAATCTTCTCGCTGATACCGGGCGGGCGGGAACCTACGCATGGAACGAGCACGTTCTGGGGGCGCCGGGGTACCGCATCGCTGGTGGTTCTGACGAGATCCAGCGCAACATCATTGCCGAGCGACTATTGGGACTACCCACAGAAGCGCGGGCCGACAAGGGAAAGTCGTGGCGCGAGTCGACGTCACGTTCGAGCGGCTGA